From Streptomyces sp. NBC_00690, a single genomic window includes:
- a CDS encoding acyl-CoA dehydrogenase family protein has protein sequence MTVADDQTPDPVEDDEAPHRVLLDSGWSTAWQPGAVAEEHTGADRIRALAASGYAALPIPADFGGGGAGLVEVASAQRALGMVDPSAAIALNMHAFTVGLMTDYWKRHRDTSWMLLEGIARSGALVASAFAEPGGSPNFLSSRSEAVQTPKGYRVSGVKYPCSLASTATLVCLTARVTGTDETILALCPSSSPGLTVEGEWPSLGMRQSDTAKLVLHDVELDDRLVFHRGPADVIDDNVISGMVWFAVLLSATYHGVLSGLLDLAHRGVVRAGAHGPRTALLGRATRELLTLGGACRQLGADVESGAIAGRAALAAAVGLRATLSDTRDRVLSAVTPVLGSRLYGRGQRAADLLVDSLAVHHHPPSLLMCDEVVGAFCTGREISFDPAG, from the coding sequence CAACCCGGCGCCGTGGCCGAGGAACACACCGGTGCGGACCGCATCCGTGCACTCGCGGCAAGTGGATACGCGGCCCTGCCGATCCCTGCGGACTTCGGCGGCGGGGGCGCGGGCCTGGTGGAAGTCGCCTCGGCCCAACGCGCGTTGGGCATGGTCGACCCCTCGGCCGCGATCGCGTTGAACATGCACGCTTTCACGGTGGGGCTGATGACCGACTATTGGAAGCGGCACCGGGACACGAGCTGGATGCTGCTGGAGGGGATCGCCCGGTCCGGCGCGCTGGTGGCATCCGCGTTCGCCGAGCCGGGCGGTAGCCCCAACTTCCTGAGCAGTCGCTCCGAAGCCGTTCAGACTCCCAAGGGCTATCGGGTGTCGGGGGTGAAGTACCCCTGTTCGCTTGCCTCCACGGCCACCCTGGTGTGTCTGACGGCCCGGGTCACGGGGACCGACGAGACGATCCTCGCCCTGTGTCCCAGCAGCTCCCCCGGCCTCACGGTCGAGGGGGAATGGCCATCGCTCGGGATGAGACAGTCCGACACGGCCAAACTCGTCCTGCACGACGTCGAGCTGGACGACCGGCTCGTCTTCCACCGCGGCCCGGCGGACGTCATCGACGACAACGTCATCTCCGGCATGGTCTGGTTCGCGGTGCTGCTGAGCGCCACGTACCACGGTGTCCTCAGCGGACTGTTGGACCTCGCCCACCGCGGTGTGGTGCGCGCCGGCGCCCATGGGCCGAGAACCGCCCTCCTCGGTCGCGCCACCCGGGAACTGTTGACGCTCGGCGGCGCCTGCCGTCAGCTCGGGGCCGATGTCGAATCGGGGGCGATCGCCGGACGGGCTGCGCTGGCGGCGGCGGTGGGACTGCGGGCCACGCTCAGCGACACGCGCGATCGAGTGTTGAGTGCCGTCACCCCGGTCCTCGGCAGCCGGTTGTACGGAAGAGGCCAACGGGCGGCCGACCTCCTGGTCGATTCGCTCGCCGTCCACCACCATCCACCGTCGCTCCTGATGTGCGACGAGGTCGTCGGTGCGTTCTGTACGGGACGTGAGATCAGCTTCGATCCGGCCGGCTGA
- a CDS encoding type II toxin-antitoxin system RatA family toxin, with product MPHVEVNLPIDAPASDAWRAVTRLEDYADYMENVESVTVRGQTEAGARVSEWSVYLKGSVLEWVEEDELDEATRTMTFTQVSGDLDEFRGYWRVEDGGRGTSVVTFSVDFEIGIPLLADMLNPVAAKALRENSEHMLRAIERRITVS from the coding sequence ATGCCCCACGTCGAAGTCAATCTGCCGATCGATGCCCCCGCGAGTGATGCCTGGCGGGCCGTCACCCGGCTGGAGGACTACGCCGACTACATGGAGAACGTCGAATCGGTGACCGTGCGCGGACAGACCGAGGCCGGCGCACGCGTCAGCGAGTGGTCGGTCTACCTCAAGGGCTCCGTACTGGAGTGGGTCGAGGAGGACGAGTTGGACGAGGCGACGCGCACCATGACGTTCACCCAGGTCTCCGGCGACCTCGACGAGTTCCGAGGGTACTGGCGGGTCGAGGACGGTGGGAGGGGAACCTCCGTGGTCACCTTCTCGGTCGACTTCGAGATCGGCATCCCGTTGCTGGCCGACATGCTCAACCCCGTCGCCGCCAAGGCCCTGCGAGAGAACTCCGAGCACATGCTCCGGGCCATCGAGCGGCGGATCACGGTCTCGTGA
- a CDS encoding NAD-dependent epimerase/dehydratase family protein, producing the protein MTPPARILVTGATGAVGSAVQRALDAAGHATYGVSRRGGTGARQYAWRIGQEAAPDALRGPWPVVVHCAADTRWNLSTERAAEANITPLRALLSTIGPETHFIHLSSSYVTGLEGTSDPSAPDAYRNSYEWSKAAAERLVRAERESADIVRFPIVMGARSDGRLDRYSGFFWLPSSLCSGAVPALVAEGKALLDMVSTDDVADHIVRIVAGGPPSDHRLAVLGRGDRAQRVEEVFDTILDALNSWRTEAGVPRLDHLPYVTPDQWNRFYLPFAEQYLDRAQLVRVTAFRAYQGYLSVTEPFAVTDRVADTAQVLHRSIRRWADMHDASARRVPRPWGA; encoded by the coding sequence GTGACACCGCCCGCGCGGATCCTGGTGACCGGGGCCACCGGCGCAGTGGGCAGTGCCGTGCAACGCGCACTGGACGCAGCGGGACACGCCACGTACGGCGTCAGCCGCCGGGGCGGGACGGGGGCGCGCCAGTACGCATGGCGGATCGGGCAGGAGGCGGCGCCCGACGCGTTGCGCGGCCCGTGGCCCGTCGTGGTGCACTGCGCCGCCGACACCCGTTGGAACCTTTCCACCGAGCGGGCGGCGGAGGCGAACATCACCCCGCTGCGAGCCCTGTTGTCGACCATCGGGCCCGAGACCCACTTCATCCATCTCTCCTCCTCGTACGTGACCGGCCTGGAGGGCACATCCGACCCGTCCGCGCCCGACGCCTACCGCAACTCCTACGAGTGGTCGAAGGCCGCGGCCGAACGACTGGTGCGTGCCGAACGGGAGAGCGCGGACATCGTGCGGTTCCCCATCGTGATGGGAGCCAGGTCCGACGGCCGGTTGGATCGCTACAGCGGATTCTTCTGGCTCCCCTCGTCGCTGTGCAGCGGGGCGGTGCCCGCCCTGGTGGCGGAGGGAAAGGCGCTGTTGGACATGGTCAGCACCGACGACGTAGCCGATCACATCGTCCGCATCGTCGCGGGTGGGCCTCCTTCGGATCACCGCCTGGCCGTACTGGGGCGCGGTGATCGGGCCCAACGGGTCGAGGAGGTGTTCGACACCATCCTCGACGCCCTCAACTCCTGGCGCACCGAGGCGGGCGTGCCCCGCTTGGACCATCTGCCCTATGTGACTCCCGACCAGTGGAATCGCTTCTACCTGCCCTTCGCCGAGCAGTATCTGGACCGTGCGCAACTGGTGCGGGTCACCGCCTTTCGTGCGTACCAGGGCTATCTCTCGGTCACCGAGCCGTTCGCGGTCACCGATCGGGTGGCGGACACCGCACAGGTGCTGCACCGGTCGATACGGCGGTGGGCCGATATGCACGACGCATCGGCACGCCGAGTGCCCCGACCGTGGGGAGCCTGA
- a CDS encoding inositol-3-phosphate synthase, giving the protein MKSVRVALAGAGNCAWSFSQFVAQAQADPETRLPGLMCHTVGGYRLSDVRIVAAFDVDAAKVGLPLAEAFTAPAICATDFTPLGVDRNAPVLAAPVLDGLAGPLGAVVELAESARDTTQEDVSKALAEHEVDVLVIVLPTGASQAIRMFANAALAAGVAVVNATPEELARDVDLRRRFADAGLVLLGDDLRSHVGATSLHTTLIELLLSRGLVLASTYQLNVGGNTDFLNLADAGRSASKFASKANALRAAGVTDVDGVAGPTGFIGHLADTKVCFANIKATSVLGSEVEIDVKLTVEDSPNAAGVIANAVRLGKTATDRGLSGAVEDAAAILFKSPPRGLPESEARAAFLDFVS; this is encoded by the coding sequence ATGAAATCCGTACGTGTTGCGCTGGCCGGTGCAGGCAACTGTGCCTGGAGCTTCAGCCAGTTCGTCGCCCAGGCGCAGGCGGACCCCGAAACTCGACTACCGGGACTCATGTGCCATACGGTCGGCGGCTACCGGCTCTCGGACGTGCGCATCGTCGCAGCGTTCGACGTGGATGCGGCCAAGGTCGGACTACCCCTTGCCGAGGCGTTCACCGCTCCCGCGATCTGTGCGACCGACTTCACCCCGCTCGGTGTCGACCGCAACGCACCGGTGCTGGCCGCGCCGGTCCTCGACGGCCTCGCGGGCCCGCTCGGTGCAGTGGTGGAACTCGCCGAATCCGCTCGTGACACCACCCAGGAGGACGTCAGCAAGGCCCTGGCCGAACATGAGGTCGACGTCCTGGTGATCGTTTTGCCGACCGGGGCCTCGCAGGCCATCCGCATGTTCGCCAACGCCGCCCTCGCCGCCGGGGTCGCCGTGGTCAACGCCACCCCCGAGGAGTTGGCCCGGGATGTGGACCTGCGCCGTAGGTTCGCGGACGCGGGGCTCGTCCTGCTCGGGGACGACCTGCGCAGCCATGTCGGTGCCACCTCCCTCCACACCACCCTCATCGAACTGTTGCTCAGTCGAGGGCTGGTACTGGCGAGCACCTACCAGCTCAACGTCGGTGGCAACACGGACTTCCTCAACCTGGCGGACGCGGGGCGCTCGGCCTCCAAGTTCGCATCGAAGGCCAATGCGCTCCGGGCGGCCGGGGTGACGGACGTCGACGGAGTGGCCGGCCCCACCGGATTCATCGGACACCTCGCCGACACCAAGGTGTGCTTCGCCAATATCAAGGCGACGTCCGTCCTGGGCTCGGAGGTGGAGATCGATGTGAAGCTCACCGTGGAGGACAGCCCGAACGCCGCAGGTGTCATCGCGAACGCCGTCCGGCTGGGCAAGACCGCCACCGACCGGGGTCTGTCCGGCGCCGTGGAGGACGCCGCCGCCATCCTCTTCAAGAGCCCCCCGCGCGGCCTGCCCGAATCCGAGGCGAGGGCCGCCTTCCTGGACTTCGTCTCCTGA
- a CDS encoding methionine adenosyltransferase, whose translation MLSIQRDSRTVEDLPYELVERKGVGHPDTMCDAMAERMSRYYSLHCLKEFGGVAHHWFDKVTLYGGGADIDYGRGDLTAPYRVKVFGKGAFRVGSVEIPVQDILFQAAADVLGQVTTGFDADRHLVIEVGVVDHQGSGRGVSRYQPTSSNELVPLRSPGLVSNDTNLLHGYAPLSRLETAVLELEHLINGAAFKQRHPDSGWDVKVFGSRRGEAFSLVVNMPFLASHIDSMDHYRARKAVVQEELEAFVTSLEIGDFRMLMNATDRNGRPYLTALGSVADTGDVGVVGRGNRVNGLITPMRPMSIEAPAGKNPLDHTGKIYNVMAMRLAQQVHEEFGGPAQVHIFTSKEAPLERPDEVVVTTGGADESALTDLVETAVASTGDLTAELIETGITLW comes from the coding sequence ATGCTCTCGATACAACGGGACTCCCGCACGGTTGAGGACCTGCCCTACGAACTCGTCGAGCGCAAGGGAGTGGGACACCCGGACACCATGTGCGACGCCATGGCGGAGCGGATGTCCCGCTACTACTCGCTGCACTGCCTCAAGGAGTTCGGCGGTGTGGCGCACCACTGGTTCGACAAGGTGACGCTGTACGGGGGCGGCGCCGACATCGACTACGGCCGGGGGGATCTCACCGCGCCCTACCGGGTGAAGGTCTTCGGGAAGGGGGCCTTCCGGGTCGGCAGTGTCGAGATTCCGGTACAGGACATCCTGTTCCAGGCCGCTGCGGACGTACTGGGCCAGGTCACCACCGGGTTCGATGCGGACCGACATCTGGTCATCGAGGTCGGTGTGGTCGACCATCAGGGCTCCGGCCGCGGTGTGTCACGGTACCAACCCACCTCATCGAATGAGTTGGTGCCCCTTCGTTCGCCCGGGTTGGTCTCCAACGACACCAACCTGCTGCACGGCTATGCACCGTTGTCCCGCCTGGAGACCGCGGTCCTGGAGCTGGAGCACCTCATCAACGGAGCGGCGTTCAAGCAGCGGCACCCGGACTCCGGTTGGGACGTCAAGGTGTTCGGGAGTCGCCGCGGCGAGGCGTTCAGCCTGGTCGTCAACATGCCGTTCCTCGCCTCTCACATCGATTCGATGGATCACTACCGCGCGCGCAAGGCGGTGGTCCAGGAGGAGTTGGAGGCGTTTGTGACGTCCCTGGAGATCGGGGACTTCAGAATGCTGATGAACGCGACCGACCGCAACGGCCGCCCCTATTTGACGGCGTTGGGGTCCGTCGCGGACACCGGCGATGTGGGTGTGGTCGGGCGGGGAAACCGGGTCAACGGTCTGATCACTCCGATGCGACCGATGAGCATCGAGGCACCCGCGGGCAAGAACCCCCTGGACCACACCGGCAAGATCTACAACGTCATGGCCATGCGCCTGGCCCAGCAGGTGCACGAGGAGTTCGGCGGCCCTGCTCAGGTGCACATCTTCACTTCCAAGGAAGCGCCGCTGGAGCGACCGGACGAGGTCGTCGTCACGACCGGGGGCGCGGACGAGTCGGCGCTCACGGACCTGGTGGAAACCGCCGTGGCCAGCACCGGCGATCTGACCGCCGAGCTGATCGAGACGGGCATCACGCTGTGGTGA